Proteins from a genomic interval of Gluconacetobacter diazotrophicus PA1 5:
- a CDS encoding 2-hydroxyacid dehydrogenase has product MKDAAVFYSQVDNPEPWRAALAGLLPDLDFVLADDVTDPAAVRYALVWSPPRGFFARFPNLRMIVALGAGVDALVTRDDLPPGVAITRLHDPLMSRMMASYVLFATLRLARDMPAFEAAQRRGQWHFIEPRPLNLTRVGVMGLGELGLLAARECARQGFTVRGWSRSPKSDPAITCYSGMDSLPDFLGGCDILVCLLPKTPQTIGLLDAERLAMLPRGAAFVNVARGAIVDQDALVAALESGQIGQATLDVFAQEPLPGDHPLWRMENVLITPHVASAALPDSAAPQVAENIRRLRADLPVTDAVDVARGY; this is encoded by the coding sequence ATGAAGGATGCGGCGGTCTTCTACAGCCAGGTGGACAACCCCGAACCGTGGCGGGCCGCATTGGCCGGCCTGCTGCCGGACCTGGATTTCGTCCTGGCCGACGACGTGACCGACCCCGCCGCCGTCCGCTATGCCCTGGTCTGGAGCCCGCCGCGCGGCTTCTTCGCGCGCTTTCCCAACCTGCGGATGATCGTCGCCCTGGGGGCCGGGGTGGACGCGCTGGTCACACGCGACGACCTGCCGCCGGGGGTTGCGATCACCCGGCTGCACGACCCGCTGATGTCGCGGATGATGGCCAGCTACGTGCTGTTCGCGACCCTGCGCCTGGCGCGCGACATGCCGGCGTTCGAGGCCGCGCAGCGCCGGGGACAATGGCACTTCATCGAACCCCGGCCGCTGAACCTGACGCGGGTGGGCGTGATGGGCCTGGGCGAACTGGGCCTGCTGGCGGCACGTGAGTGCGCGCGGCAGGGCTTTACCGTGCGCGGCTGGTCGCGCAGCCCGAAATCCGACCCCGCCATCACCTGCTATTCCGGCATGGACAGCCTGCCGGACTTCCTGGGCGGCTGCGACATCCTGGTCTGCCTGCTGCCCAAGACACCGCAGACCATCGGGCTGCTGGACGCCGAACGGCTGGCGATGCTTCCGCGCGGGGCGGCATTCGTCAATGTCGCGCGCGGCGCCATCGTCGATCAGGACGCGCTGGTCGCGGCCCTGGAATCGGGGCAGATCGGCCAGGCGACGCTGGACGTGTTCGCGCAGGAACCGCTGCCCGGGGACCATCCGCTCTGGCGGATGGAGAACGTCCTGATCACCCCGCACGTGGCCTCGGCCGCGCTGCCGGACTCGGCCGCGCCGCAGGTGGCGGAAAACATCCGCCGCCTGCGCGCGGACCTGCCGGTCACGGACGCGGTGGACGTCGCACGCGGCTATTAG
- a CDS encoding ABC-F family ATP-binding cassette domain-containing protein, whose product MLQIDSLVFNAWGRRFFDRASVTLPNPSKVSLVGRNGVGKSTLFKLIKGELQPDSGEISIPRAARIAAVDQEHPATPVSLIETILAADTERAALMAELDTAEPERMGDIWARLIEIDADSAPARAAEILNGLGFSTADLDRPMAEFSGGWRMRVALAAALFSQPDLLLLDEPTNYLDLEGALWLEARLARYPHSALIISHDRELLNNSVDFTLHVTEGKLELYSGGYDSFEHQRAEKIRLQSATRAKQEAERAHLQSFVDRFKAKASKAAQAQSRMKRLAKLEPVATTIEARVSPFILPSPPRPLAPPLMRLEDVEIGYGDDAPVLRGLDLRLDIDDRIGLLGVNGAGKSTFAKMAAGALAARSGRVTRSARMEVGWFHQHQIEALNPTDTPLDIMRAARPQDSDQSHRSRLAQFGIHFEKQGTTVEALSGGERARLLLNLVAMAAPHLLILDEPTNHLDIDSRRALLDALNEYEGAVILITHDRSLMELVADRLWLAADNTVAPFDGDMDDYARFVLDRARGGSTAPSQAASREKRRKAKR is encoded by the coding sequence ATGCTCCAGATCGATTCGCTTGTCTTCAACGCCTGGGGGCGGCGGTTCTTCGACCGGGCCAGCGTCACGCTGCCCAACCCGTCCAAGGTCAGCCTGGTCGGCCGCAACGGGGTGGGCAAATCCACGCTGTTCAAGCTGATCAAGGGCGAGCTGCAACCCGATTCGGGCGAGATTTCCATCCCCCGCGCGGCCCGGATCGCCGCCGTGGACCAGGAACATCCCGCGACGCCGGTCAGCCTGATCGAGACGATCCTGGCGGCGGATACCGAACGCGCCGCCCTGATGGCCGAACTGGACACCGCCGAGCCCGAGCGCATGGGCGACATCTGGGCGCGTCTGATCGAGATCGACGCCGACAGCGCCCCCGCCCGCGCCGCCGAAATCCTGAACGGGCTGGGGTTCTCCACCGCCGACCTCGACCGGCCCATGGCCGAGTTTTCCGGCGGCTGGCGCATGCGCGTGGCCCTGGCGGCCGCCCTGTTTTCCCAGCCCGACCTGCTGCTGCTGGACGAACCGACCAACTACCTGGACCTGGAAGGTGCGCTGTGGCTGGAGGCCCGTCTGGCGCGCTATCCGCATTCGGCGCTGATCATCAGCCATGACCGGGAATTGCTGAACAATTCGGTCGATTTCACGCTGCACGTCACCGAGGGCAAGCTGGAACTCTATTCCGGCGGCTACGATTCGTTCGAGCACCAGCGCGCCGAGAAGATCCGCCTGCAAAGCGCCACCCGCGCCAAGCAGGAGGCCGAGCGCGCGCATCTGCAATCCTTCGTCGACCGGTTCAAGGCCAAGGCCAGCAAGGCCGCCCAGGCGCAAAGCCGCATGAAGCGGCTGGCCAAGCTGGAGCCGGTGGCCACCACGATCGAGGCCCGGGTGTCGCCCTTCATCCTGCCCTCGCCGCCGCGCCCGCTGGCACCGCCGCTGATGCGGCTGGAAGATGTCGAGATCGGCTATGGCGACGACGCGCCGGTGCTGCGCGGCCTGGACCTGCGGCTGGATATCGACGACCGGATCGGGCTGCTGGGCGTCAACGGCGCGGGCAAGTCGACCTTCGCCAAGATGGCGGCCGGGGCGCTGGCCGCGCGGTCGGGCCGGGTGACGCGGTCGGCGCGGATGGAGGTCGGCTGGTTCCACCAGCATCAGATCGAGGCCCTGAACCCCACCGACACGCCGCTGGACATCATGCGCGCGGCGCGGCCGCAGGACAGCGACCAGTCGCACCGCTCGCGCCTGGCGCAGTTCGGCATCCATTTCGAAAAGCAGGGCACGACGGTCGAGGCCCTGTCGGGCGGCGAGCGGGCGCGGCTGCTGCTGAACCTGGTGGCGATGGCGGCCCCGCACCTGCTGATCCTGGACGAACCGACCAACCATCTGGACATCGACAGCCGGCGCGCGCTGCTGGACGCGCTGAACGAATACGAGGGCGCGGTGATCCTGATCACCCATGACCGCTCGCTGATGGAACTGGTGGCCGACCGGCTGTGGCTGGCGGCGGACAATACGGTGGCGCCGTTCGACGGCGACATGGACGATTACGCCCGCTTCGTCCTGGACCGCGCCCGGGGCGGCAGCACCGCGCCGTCCCAGGCGGCGTCGCGCGAAAAGCGGCGCAAGGCGAAGCGCTAA
- a CDS encoding EamA family transporter, translated as MTASTSQAALAPGAPADGQSDGGPVGGALLMLCGIASFQMGASIAKDLFPLFGPLGMVGLRLWIAAIVLCALARPWRMVPDRATLWLIVQYGTVVCLMNMTFYLSLARLPLGIAVAIEFLGPLALALLGSRRPVDLLLVALAAAGLDLLLQPGAVLRGRGLDPLGVGFGLLAAASWAAYIVIGARVSRRIDATRATAIGLGVGALLLTPLAAATLPRIASHPHAGLLAGLVAILSSAVPYTLEMLAMKRLHPRQYGILSSLDPAMAVVIGLVLLGEHPDPSQWTGILCIVLSSIIGIVIRQSGGQAAPPPAPDL; from the coding sequence ATGACCGCCAGTACATCCCAGGCCGCTCTTGCACCCGGCGCGCCCGCCGACGGGCAATCGGACGGCGGGCCGGTGGGCGGCGCGCTGCTGATGCTGTGCGGGATCGCCTCGTTCCAGATGGGCGCGTCGATCGCAAAAGACCTGTTCCCGCTGTTCGGACCGCTGGGCATGGTCGGGCTGCGGCTGTGGATCGCCGCGATCGTGCTGTGCGCGCTGGCGCGCCCATGGCGCATGGTGCCGGACCGCGCCACCCTGTGGCTGATCGTGCAATACGGCACGGTGGTCTGCCTGATGAACATGACGTTCTACCTGTCCCTGGCGCGGCTGCCGCTGGGGATCGCGGTGGCGATCGAATTCCTGGGCCCGCTGGCGCTGGCCCTGCTGGGATCGCGCCGGCCCGTCGACCTGCTGCTGGTCGCGCTGGCGGCGGCGGGTCTGGACCTGCTGCTGCAACCGGGCGCGGTGCTGCGCGGGCGGGGGCTGGACCCGCTGGGCGTGGGCTTCGGCCTGCTGGCCGCCGCGTCATGGGCGGCCTATATCGTGATCGGCGCACGGGTCAGCCGGCGGATCGACGCCACGCGGGCCACCGCGATCGGGCTGGGGGTGGGGGCGCTGCTGCTGACGCCGCTGGCGGCGGCGACCCTGCCGCGCATCGCGTCCCATCCCCACGCCGGTCTCCTGGCCGGCCTGGTGGCGATCCTGTCCTCCGCCGTGCCCTATACGCTGGAAATGCTGGCCATGAAGCGGCTGCACCCGCGCCAGTACGGCATCCTCAGCAGCCTGGACCCGGCCATGGCGGTGGTCATCGGCCTGGTGCTGCTGGGCGAGCATCCGGACCCGTCGCAATGGACGGGAATCCTGTGCATCGTCCTGTCGTCGATCATCGGCATCGTGATCCGGCAGTCGGGCGGCCAGGCCGCTCCGCCGCCCGCCCCCGACCTCTGA